In a single window of the Zea mays cultivar B73 chromosome 5, Zm-B73-REFERENCE-NAM-5.0, whole genome shotgun sequence genome:
- the LOC103627260 gene encoding uncharacterized protein isoform X1, protein MSDFDEQDDIFLETSDDTRSSAYFSARCSTSEQLSASWGPEDELWTSELLSVNERRHRFLVRMGFAKPIPTGITFSQWQGEILADRAFRDLEDRINSICSSYRPSFSHGASAPDSTRNSVVLELDEIEHHELTGILDEVGTDRTMNTNQSDGFPSFPQLVHLFLQKGSGRSPARGMEIEFSEKQNDPKSFCGRFKRKEEEDIICMHDTRMKSLKSGTLFATKVDQQNKKWMDFSALYMCQEIHAHGGSISVMKFSTSGRYLASVGEDCVVRIWRIHEVESSPDLYIRETPVKSMDRNMGLKMKVGKGRGRALAIIPRKVFNIAETPLHEFHGHTSDILDMTWSKSNFLLTSSKDKTVRMWKVGCDDCLAVFKHRDYVTCIQFNPVDEGYFVSGSIDGKVRVWDVSERRVVDWADAKDIITAVGYQPDGQGLIVGIAAGRCRFYNHAGENVELEKVLKVTKKKSAGRQITSLQFSCGDPARILIASAGSKIRVSDGGAKINRKFEGRRGSKVLVPPSLTSDGQYLVSAGADSNVYIWDLDRPARGKSRTRGPRRVRSCEHFFSEGVTSVATWPGLAHQQEDLQSPEKGAAPTLCRDRELCSFGTWFSADGARGAATWPEEKLLPSLRYVNCAGMDDCRAKVSAAWNKVVVTGGSDGVIRCFHNYGLPVKL, encoded by the exons ATGTCCGATTTCGATGAACAGGATGACATATTCTTGGAGACATCTGATGATACAAGAAGTTCGGCATATTTTTCAGCTAGGTGCAGCACAAGTGAACAATTATCAGCATCATGGGGACCTGAGGATGAGCTCTGGACAAGTGAATTGCTGAGTGTCAATGAAAGGCGGCATAGATTCCTGGTTCGGATGGGCTTTGCTAAACCTATTCCTACTGGAATCACCTTTTCACAGTGGCAGGGAGAAATTTTGGCTGATCGTGCATTTCGCGACCTGGAGGACAGAATTAACAGCATCTGTTCTTCATATCGGCCGTCTTTTTCTCATGGCGCATCTGCACCAGATAGTACTAGGAACAGCGTCGTGCTTGAGCTTGATGAAATCGAGCACCATGAACTGACCGGAATACTTGATGAGGTTGGAACAGACAGAACCATGAATACAAACCAGTCAGATGGTTTTCCTAGTTTCCCTCAACTTGTTCATTTGTTTTTGCAGAAGGGCAGTGGTCGTAGTCCGGCAAGGGGAATGGAAATAGAATTCAGTGAGAAGCAAAATGATCCCAAGAGCTTTTGTGgaaggttcaaaagaaaggaggagGAAGATATAATCTGTATGCACGACACACGTATGAAAAGCCTGAAGAGTGGAACATTGTTTGCAACAAAAGTTGATCAGCAAAACAAGAAGTGGATGGACTTCTCTGCTCTGTACATGTGCCAAGAAATCCATGCCCACGGCGGTTCAATCAGCGTCATGAAGTTCAGTACATCTGGGAGGTATTTAGCGAGTGTGGGCGAAGACTGCGTTGTGCGCATCTGGAGGATACACGAAGTTGAATCCTCTCCTGATCTGTACATCAGAGAGACGCCTGTCAAATCCATGGACAGAAATATGGGCCTGAAAATGAAGGTGGGAAAAGGCCGGGGACGTGCCCTAGCCATAATACCCAGGAAAGTTTTCAACATCGCTGAGACACCACTGCATGAGTTTCATGGCCACACAAGTGATATCTTGGATATGACATGGTCAAAATCAAAT TTTCTCTTGACTTCATCTAAAGACAAGACTGTACGCATGTGGAAAGTTGGCTGTGATGACTGTCTAGCAGTATTCAAGCACAGAGATTATG TAACATGCATTCAGTTCAATCCTGTTGACGAAGGATACTTTGTTAGCGGCTCAATAGACGGTAAAGTCCGTGTCTGGGATGTTTCAGAGAGGCGAGTAGTTGACTGGGCCGATGCAAAGGATATCATAACTGCCGTGGGTTACCAGCCAGATGGACAG GGTCTTATCGTTGGCATCGCTGCAGGGAGGTGCCGGTTCTATAACCATGCAG GTGAAAACGTGGAACTGGAGAAAGTACTGAAGGTAACGAAGAAGAAATCTGCTGGTAGACAGATCACCAGCCTGCAG TTTTCGTGCGGCGATCCTGCTCGGATCCTGATCGCATCAGCAGGTTCTAAGATACGAGTATCTGATGGAGGAGCTAAGATCAACCGAAAGTTTGAAG GACGTCGAGGCTCCAAGGTCCTGGTGCCGCCGTCTCTGACCTCCGACGGGCAGTACCTCGTGTCCGCAGGTGCCGACTCCAACGTCTACATCTGGGACTTGGACAGACCAGCAAGGGGCAAAAGCCGCACCAGAGGACCAAGAAGGGTGCGTTCCTGCGAGCACTTCTTCTCGGAGGGCGTCACGTCCGTGGCGACATGGCCGGGTCTGGCGCACCAACAAGAAGACCTCCAGTCGCCGGAGAAGGGGGCCGCCCCCACGCTCTGCCGCGACCGCGAGCTCTGCTCGTTCGGGACGTGGTTCTCGGCAGACGGCGCGAGGGGCGCCGCGACGTGGCCCGAGGAAAAGCTGCTGCCGTCCCTCAGGTACGTCAACTGCGCCGGGATGGACGACTGCCGCGCCAAGGTGTCGGCCGCCTGGAACAAGGTCGTCGTCACCGGCGGCAGCGACGGGGTCATCCGGTGCTTCCACAACTATGGACTGCCAGTGAAGCTATAG
- the LOC103627260 gene encoding uncharacterized protein isoform X2 translates to MSDFDEQDDIFLETSDDTRSSAYFSARCSTSEQLSASWGPEDELWTSELLSVNERRHRFLVRMGFAKPIPTGITFSQWQGEILADRAFRDLEDRINSICSSYRPSFSHGASAPDSTRNSVVLELDEIEHHELTGILDEKGSGRSPARGMEIEFSEKQNDPKSFCGRFKRKEEEDIICMHDTRMKSLKSGTLFATKVDQQNKKWMDFSALYMCQEIHAHGGSISVMKFSTSGRYLASVGEDCVVRIWRIHEVESSPDLYIRETPVKSMDRNMGLKMKVGKGRGRALAIIPRKVFNIAETPLHEFHGHTSDILDMTWSKSNFLLTSSKDKTVRMWKVGCDDCLAVFKHRDYVTCIQFNPVDEGYFVSGSIDGKVRVWDVSERRVVDWADAKDIITAVGYQPDGQGLIVGIAAGRCRFYNHAGENVELEKVLKVTKKKSAGRQITSLQFSCGDPARILIASAGSKIRVSDGGAKINRKFEGRRGSKVLVPPSLTSDGQYLVSAGADSNVYIWDLDRPARGKSRTRGPRRVRSCEHFFSEGVTSVATWPGLAHQQEDLQSPEKGAAPTLCRDRELCSFGTWFSADGARGAATWPEEKLLPSLRYVNCAGMDDCRAKVSAAWNKVVVTGGSDGVIRCFHNYGLPVKL, encoded by the exons ATGTCCGATTTCGATGAACAGGATGACATATTCTTGGAGACATCTGATGATACAAGAAGTTCGGCATATTTTTCAGCTAGGTGCAGCACAAGTGAACAATTATCAGCATCATGGGGACCTGAGGATGAGCTCTGGACAAGTGAATTGCTGAGTGTCAATGAAAGGCGGCATAGATTCCTGGTTCGGATGGGCTTTGCTAAACCTATTCCTACTGGAATCACCTTTTCACAGTGGCAGGGAGAAATTTTGGCTGATCGTGCATTTCGCGACCTGGAGGACAGAATTAACAGCATCTGTTCTTCATATCGGCCGTCTTTTTCTCATGGCGCATCTGCACCAGATAGTACTAGGAACAGCGTCGTGCTTGAGCTTGATGAAATCGAGCACCATGAACTGACCGGAATACTTGATGAG AAGGGCAGTGGTCGTAGTCCGGCAAGGGGAATGGAAATAGAATTCAGTGAGAAGCAAAATGATCCCAAGAGCTTTTGTGgaaggttcaaaagaaaggaggagGAAGATATAATCTGTATGCACGACACACGTATGAAAAGCCTGAAGAGTGGAACATTGTTTGCAACAAAAGTTGATCAGCAAAACAAGAAGTGGATGGACTTCTCTGCTCTGTACATGTGCCAAGAAATCCATGCCCACGGCGGTTCAATCAGCGTCATGAAGTTCAGTACATCTGGGAGGTATTTAGCGAGTGTGGGCGAAGACTGCGTTGTGCGCATCTGGAGGATACACGAAGTTGAATCCTCTCCTGATCTGTACATCAGAGAGACGCCTGTCAAATCCATGGACAGAAATATGGGCCTGAAAATGAAGGTGGGAAAAGGCCGGGGACGTGCCCTAGCCATAATACCCAGGAAAGTTTTCAACATCGCTGAGACACCACTGCATGAGTTTCATGGCCACACAAGTGATATCTTGGATATGACATGGTCAAAATCAAAT TTTCTCTTGACTTCATCTAAAGACAAGACTGTACGCATGTGGAAAGTTGGCTGTGATGACTGTCTAGCAGTATTCAAGCACAGAGATTATG TAACATGCATTCAGTTCAATCCTGTTGACGAAGGATACTTTGTTAGCGGCTCAATAGACGGTAAAGTCCGTGTCTGGGATGTTTCAGAGAGGCGAGTAGTTGACTGGGCCGATGCAAAGGATATCATAACTGCCGTGGGTTACCAGCCAGATGGACAG GGTCTTATCGTTGGCATCGCTGCAGGGAGGTGCCGGTTCTATAACCATGCAG GTGAAAACGTGGAACTGGAGAAAGTACTGAAGGTAACGAAGAAGAAATCTGCTGGTAGACAGATCACCAGCCTGCAG TTTTCGTGCGGCGATCCTGCTCGGATCCTGATCGCATCAGCAGGTTCTAAGATACGAGTATCTGATGGAGGAGCTAAGATCAACCGAAAGTTTGAAG GACGTCGAGGCTCCAAGGTCCTGGTGCCGCCGTCTCTGACCTCCGACGGGCAGTACCTCGTGTCCGCAGGTGCCGACTCCAACGTCTACATCTGGGACTTGGACAGACCAGCAAGGGGCAAAAGCCGCACCAGAGGACCAAGAAGGGTGCGTTCCTGCGAGCACTTCTTCTCGGAGGGCGTCACGTCCGTGGCGACATGGCCGGGTCTGGCGCACCAACAAGAAGACCTCCAGTCGCCGGAGAAGGGGGCCGCCCCCACGCTCTGCCGCGACCGCGAGCTCTGCTCGTTCGGGACGTGGTTCTCGGCAGACGGCGCGAGGGGCGCCGCGACGTGGCCCGAGGAAAAGCTGCTGCCGTCCCTCAGGTACGTCAACTGCGCCGGGATGGACGACTGCCGCGCCAAGGTGTCGGCCGCCTGGAACAAGGTCGTCGTCACCGGCGGCAGCGACGGGGTCATCCGGTGCTTCCACAACTATGGACTGCCAGTGAAGCTATAG
- the LOC103627260 gene encoding uncharacterized protein isoform X4: protein MSDFDEQDDIFLETSDDTRSSAYFSARCSTSEQLSASWGPEDELWTSELLSVNERRHRFLVRMGFAKPIPTGITFSQWQGEILADRAFRDLEDRINSICSSYRPSFSHGASAPDSTRNSVVLELDEIEHHELTGILDEKGSGRSPARGMEIEFSEKQNDPKSFCGRFKRKEEEDIICMHDTRMKSLKSGTLFATKVDQQNKKWMDFSALYMCQEIHAHGGSISVMKFSTSGRYLASVGEDCVVRIWRIHEVESSPDLYIRETPVKSMDRNMGLKMKVGKGRGRALAIIPRKVFNIAETPLHEFHGHTSDILDMTWSKSNFLLTSSKDKTVRMWKVGCDDCLAVFKHRDYERRVVDWADAKDIITAVGYQPDGQGLIVGIAAGRCRFYNHAGENVELEKVLKVTKKKSAGRQITSLQFSCGDPARILIASAGSKIRVSDGGAKINRKFEGRRGSKVLVPPSLTSDGQYLVSAGADSNVYIWDLDRPARGKSRTRGPRRVRSCEHFFSEGVTSVATWPGLAHQQEDLQSPEKGAAPTLCRDRELCSFGTWFSADGARGAATWPEEKLLPSLRYVNCAGMDDCRAKVSAAWNKVVVTGGSDGVIRCFHNYGLPVKL, encoded by the exons ATGTCCGATTTCGATGAACAGGATGACATATTCTTGGAGACATCTGATGATACAAGAAGTTCGGCATATTTTTCAGCTAGGTGCAGCACAAGTGAACAATTATCAGCATCATGGGGACCTGAGGATGAGCTCTGGACAAGTGAATTGCTGAGTGTCAATGAAAGGCGGCATAGATTCCTGGTTCGGATGGGCTTTGCTAAACCTATTCCTACTGGAATCACCTTTTCACAGTGGCAGGGAGAAATTTTGGCTGATCGTGCATTTCGCGACCTGGAGGACAGAATTAACAGCATCTGTTCTTCATATCGGCCGTCTTTTTCTCATGGCGCATCTGCACCAGATAGTACTAGGAACAGCGTCGTGCTTGAGCTTGATGAAATCGAGCACCATGAACTGACCGGAATACTTGATGAG AAGGGCAGTGGTCGTAGTCCGGCAAGGGGAATGGAAATAGAATTCAGTGAGAAGCAAAATGATCCCAAGAGCTTTTGTGgaaggttcaaaagaaaggaggagGAAGATATAATCTGTATGCACGACACACGTATGAAAAGCCTGAAGAGTGGAACATTGTTTGCAACAAAAGTTGATCAGCAAAACAAGAAGTGGATGGACTTCTCTGCTCTGTACATGTGCCAAGAAATCCATGCCCACGGCGGTTCAATCAGCGTCATGAAGTTCAGTACATCTGGGAGGTATTTAGCGAGTGTGGGCGAAGACTGCGTTGTGCGCATCTGGAGGATACACGAAGTTGAATCCTCTCCTGATCTGTACATCAGAGAGACGCCTGTCAAATCCATGGACAGAAATATGGGCCTGAAAATGAAGGTGGGAAAAGGCCGGGGACGTGCCCTAGCCATAATACCCAGGAAAGTTTTCAACATCGCTGAGACACCACTGCATGAGTTTCATGGCCACACAAGTGATATCTTGGATATGACATGGTCAAAATCAAAT TTTCTCTTGACTTCATCTAAAGACAAGACTGTACGCATGTGGAAAGTTGGCTGTGATGACTGTCTAGCAGTATTCAAGCACAGAGATTATG AGAGGCGAGTAGTTGACTGGGCCGATGCAAAGGATATCATAACTGCCGTGGGTTACCAGCCAGATGGACAG GGTCTTATCGTTGGCATCGCTGCAGGGAGGTGCCGGTTCTATAACCATGCAG GTGAAAACGTGGAACTGGAGAAAGTACTGAAGGTAACGAAGAAGAAATCTGCTGGTAGACAGATCACCAGCCTGCAG TTTTCGTGCGGCGATCCTGCTCGGATCCTGATCGCATCAGCAGGTTCTAAGATACGAGTATCTGATGGAGGAGCTAAGATCAACCGAAAGTTTGAAG GACGTCGAGGCTCCAAGGTCCTGGTGCCGCCGTCTCTGACCTCCGACGGGCAGTACCTCGTGTCCGCAGGTGCCGACTCCAACGTCTACATCTGGGACTTGGACAGACCAGCAAGGGGCAAAAGCCGCACCAGAGGACCAAGAAGGGTGCGTTCCTGCGAGCACTTCTTCTCGGAGGGCGTCACGTCCGTGGCGACATGGCCGGGTCTGGCGCACCAACAAGAAGACCTCCAGTCGCCGGAGAAGGGGGCCGCCCCCACGCTCTGCCGCGACCGCGAGCTCTGCTCGTTCGGGACGTGGTTCTCGGCAGACGGCGCGAGGGGCGCCGCGACGTGGCCCGAGGAAAAGCTGCTGCCGTCCCTCAGGTACGTCAACTGCGCCGGGATGGACGACTGCCGCGCCAAGGTGTCGGCCGCCTGGAACAAGGTCGTCGTCACCGGCGGCAGCGACGGGGTCATCCGGTGCTTCCACAACTATGGACTGCCAGTGAAGCTATAG
- the LOC103627260 gene encoding uncharacterized protein isoform X3 — protein sequence MSDFDEQDDIFLETSDDTRSSAYFSARCSTSEQLSASWGPEDELWTSELLSVNERRHRFLVRMGFAKPIPTGITFSQWQGEILADRAFRDLEDRINSICSSYRPSFSHGASAPDSTRNSVVLELDEIEHHELTGILDEVGTDRTMNTNQSDGFPSFPQLVHLFLQKGSGRSPARGMEIEFSEKQNDPKSFCGRFKRKEEEDIICMHDTRMKSLKSGTLFATKVDQQNKKWMDFSALYMCQEIHAHGGSISVMKFSTSGRYLASVGEDCVVRIWRIHEVESSPDLYIRETPVKSMDRNMGLKMKVGKGRGRALAIIPRKVFNIAETPLHEFHGHTSDILDMTWSKSNFLLTSSKDKTVRMWKVGCDDCLAVFKHRDYERRVVDWADAKDIITAVGYQPDGQGLIVGIAAGRCRFYNHAGENVELEKVLKVTKKKSAGRQITSLQFSCGDPARILIASAGSKIRVSDGGAKINRKFEGRRGSKVLVPPSLTSDGQYLVSAGADSNVYIWDLDRPARGKSRTRGPRRVRSCEHFFSEGVTSVATWPGLAHQQEDLQSPEKGAAPTLCRDRELCSFGTWFSADGARGAATWPEEKLLPSLRYVNCAGMDDCRAKVSAAWNKVVVTGGSDGVIRCFHNYGLPVKL from the exons ATGTCCGATTTCGATGAACAGGATGACATATTCTTGGAGACATCTGATGATACAAGAAGTTCGGCATATTTTTCAGCTAGGTGCAGCACAAGTGAACAATTATCAGCATCATGGGGACCTGAGGATGAGCTCTGGACAAGTGAATTGCTGAGTGTCAATGAAAGGCGGCATAGATTCCTGGTTCGGATGGGCTTTGCTAAACCTATTCCTACTGGAATCACCTTTTCACAGTGGCAGGGAGAAATTTTGGCTGATCGTGCATTTCGCGACCTGGAGGACAGAATTAACAGCATCTGTTCTTCATATCGGCCGTCTTTTTCTCATGGCGCATCTGCACCAGATAGTACTAGGAACAGCGTCGTGCTTGAGCTTGATGAAATCGAGCACCATGAACTGACCGGAATACTTGATGAGGTTGGAACAGACAGAACCATGAATACAAACCAGTCAGATGGTTTTCCTAGTTTCCCTCAACTTGTTCATTTGTTTTTGCAGAAGGGCAGTGGTCGTAGTCCGGCAAGGGGAATGGAAATAGAATTCAGTGAGAAGCAAAATGATCCCAAGAGCTTTTGTGgaaggttcaaaagaaaggaggagGAAGATATAATCTGTATGCACGACACACGTATGAAAAGCCTGAAGAGTGGAACATTGTTTGCAACAAAAGTTGATCAGCAAAACAAGAAGTGGATGGACTTCTCTGCTCTGTACATGTGCCAAGAAATCCATGCCCACGGCGGTTCAATCAGCGTCATGAAGTTCAGTACATCTGGGAGGTATTTAGCGAGTGTGGGCGAAGACTGCGTTGTGCGCATCTGGAGGATACACGAAGTTGAATCCTCTCCTGATCTGTACATCAGAGAGACGCCTGTCAAATCCATGGACAGAAATATGGGCCTGAAAATGAAGGTGGGAAAAGGCCGGGGACGTGCCCTAGCCATAATACCCAGGAAAGTTTTCAACATCGCTGAGACACCACTGCATGAGTTTCATGGCCACACAAGTGATATCTTGGATATGACATGGTCAAAATCAAAT TTTCTCTTGACTTCATCTAAAGACAAGACTGTACGCATGTGGAAAGTTGGCTGTGATGACTGTCTAGCAGTATTCAAGCACAGAGATTATG AGAGGCGAGTAGTTGACTGGGCCGATGCAAAGGATATCATAACTGCCGTGGGTTACCAGCCAGATGGACAG GGTCTTATCGTTGGCATCGCTGCAGGGAGGTGCCGGTTCTATAACCATGCAG GTGAAAACGTGGAACTGGAGAAAGTACTGAAGGTAACGAAGAAGAAATCTGCTGGTAGACAGATCACCAGCCTGCAG TTTTCGTGCGGCGATCCTGCTCGGATCCTGATCGCATCAGCAGGTTCTAAGATACGAGTATCTGATGGAGGAGCTAAGATCAACCGAAAGTTTGAAG GACGTCGAGGCTCCAAGGTCCTGGTGCCGCCGTCTCTGACCTCCGACGGGCAGTACCTCGTGTCCGCAGGTGCCGACTCCAACGTCTACATCTGGGACTTGGACAGACCAGCAAGGGGCAAAAGCCGCACCAGAGGACCAAGAAGGGTGCGTTCCTGCGAGCACTTCTTCTCGGAGGGCGTCACGTCCGTGGCGACATGGCCGGGTCTGGCGCACCAACAAGAAGACCTCCAGTCGCCGGAGAAGGGGGCCGCCCCCACGCTCTGCCGCGACCGCGAGCTCTGCTCGTTCGGGACGTGGTTCTCGGCAGACGGCGCGAGGGGCGCCGCGACGTGGCCCGAGGAAAAGCTGCTGCCGTCCCTCAGGTACGTCAACTGCGCCGGGATGGACGACTGCCGCGCCAAGGTGTCGGCCGCCTGGAACAAGGTCGTCGTCACCGGCGGCAGCGACGGGGTCATCCGGTGCTTCCACAACTATGGACTGCCAGTGAAGCTATAG
- the LOC100384130 gene encoding uncharacterized protein LOC100384130 yields MDASSGDRSSPRSRQLQGPRPPRLAVSKDSHKVRKPPVAPQRQQHQHQQPAAQLQQQQHQYHQQQQQQGRQPVIIYDASPKVIHTKPGDFMALVQRLTGPGSTSQAQFDAAAAAAGPSHPAAMEFEPREFLLSPTAALSPAARLAAIERSVRPLPPHHAPAAVPPYFGATNDDGFFLPGSADMDSLSAALGPPAGRPGILSPAALPPAASTGLFSPMPFDPSCLSWLSELSPFLPSAGTRAAAAGLLDQAPFAPSPRSSLLLSTPTMPSPATFSVLEFFSSPNFPDL; encoded by the coding sequence ATGGATGCGTCCTCGGGCGACCGCTCGTCGCCGCGGAGCCGGCAGCTGCAGGGCCCGCGCCCGCCGCGGCTcgccgtcagcaaggactcgcacAAGGTCAGGAAGCCGCCCGTCGCGCCGCAGCGgcagcagcaccagcaccagcagccGGCCGCGcagctgcagcagcagcagcaccagtaccaccagcagcagcagcagcaggggcggcagccgGTCATCATCTACGACGCCTCGCCCAAGGTGATCCACACCAAGCCGGGGGACTTCATGGCGCTGGTCCAGCGCCTCACCGGCCCGGGCTCCACCTCGCAGGCCCAAttcgacgccgccgccgccgcggcgggGCCCTCGCACCCGGCGGCGATGGAGTTCGAGCCGCGGGAGTTCCTCCTCTCGCCCACCGCCGCGCTGTCCCCTGCAGCGCGGCTGGCCGCCATCGAGAGGTCCGTCCGCCCGCTGCCGCCGCACCACGCGCCGGCGGCCGTTCCTCCCTACTTCGGCGCCACCAACGACGACGGCTTCTTCCTGCCCGGTTCGGCGGACATGGACAGCCTCTCCGCGGCCCTCGGCCCGCCCGCCGGCCGCCCCGGCATCCTCTCGCCCGCGGCGCTCCCTCCGGCGGCCTCCACGGGGCTGTTCTCGCCGATGCCGTTCGACCCGAGCTGCCTGTCGTGGCTGAGCGAGCTGAGCCCGTTCCTCCCCTCCGCCGGCAcccgcgccgccgcggccgggctgCTGGACCAGGCGCCGTTCGCCCCCAGCCCGCGCAGCAGCTTGCTGCTGTCCACGCCCACCATGCCGTCGCCGGCCACCTTCTCCGTGCTGGAGTTCTTCAGCAGCCCCAACTTCCCGGACCTGTAA